One Phalacrocorax aristotelis chromosome Z, bGulAri2.1, whole genome shotgun sequence DNA window includes the following coding sequences:
- the MCCC2 gene encoding methylcrotonoyl-CoA carboxylase beta chain, mitochondrial isoform X1, protein MLLGLLRLLSPWRLLRRAAAAPPVRAYRGEAVAAVGSPPDAGSALYQENYERMKALVTDLQEQAEKIRLGGGEKARKLHSSRGKLLPRERIDRLIDPGSPFLEFSQFAGYQLYGNEEVPAGGIITGIGRVSGVECLIVANDATVKGGTYYPITVKKHLRAQEIAMQNHLPCLYLVDSGGANLPRQAEVFPDRDHFGRIFYNQAVMSSQGIPQIAVVMGSCTAGGAYVPAMADESIIVGKQGTIFLGGPPLVKAATGEEVSAEDLGGADLHCRKSGVTDHYALDDNHALHLARKAVRSLNLQKKVDVTLEPSEEPLFPADEIYGIVGDQLKRNFDVKEVIARIVDGSKFDEFKALYGDTLITGFARIFGYPVGIIGNNGVLFSESAKKGTHFIQLCCQRNIPIVFLQNITGFMVGREYEAGGIAKDGAKMVTAVACANVPKITVIIGGSYGAGNYGMCGRAYSPRFLYMWPNARISVMGGEQAATVLATIAKDQKAREGKQLSEADEAALKEPIIRRFEEEGNPYYSSARQRFKH, encoded by the exons ATGCTGTTGGGCCTGCTGCGGCTGCTGAGCCCTTGGCGGCTGctgcgccgcgccgccgccgccccgcccgtCCGCGCCTACCGCGGCGAGGCGGTGGCGGCGGTGGGTTCGCCCCCCGACGCGGGCTCCGCGCTCTACCAG GAAAACTATGAACGCATGAAAGCACTGGTAACTGACCTCCaagagcaagcagaaaaaatcAGATTAG GAGGTGGGGAAAAGGCTCGTAAGCTTCACTCTTCAAGAGGAAAGCTGTTGCCCAGAGAAAGAATTGACAGGCTTATTGATCCCGG GTCTCCGTTCTTGGAGTTCTCCCAGTTCGCAGGTTACCAGTTGTATGGCAATGAAGAGGTACCAGCAGGAGGCATTATCACAGGCATTGGACGAGTATCTGG ggTGGAATGCTTGATTGTTGCTAACGATGCAACTGTCAAAGGTGGTACCTATTACCCCATCACTGTTAAGAAACATTTACGTGCTCAAGAAATTGCAATGCAAAATCATCTCCCTTGCCTATATTTGG TTGATTCAGGAGGAGCAAATTTACCTCGGCAAGCAGAAGTATTTCCTGATCGAGATCATTTTGGCCGTATTTTCTATAATCAAGCAGTCATGTCCTCACAGGGAATTCCACAG ATAGCAGTAGTAATGGGATCCTGTACAGCAGGAGGAGCATATGTACCTGCGATGGCTGATGAAAGTATTATTGTTGGCAAGCAGGGAACAATATTCTTGGGAGGGCCACCGCTG GTTAAAGCAGCAACAGGTGAAGAGGTATCAGCAGAGGATCTTGGAGGGGCAGATCTTCACTGCAg AAAATCTGGTGTAACAGATCATTATGCTTTGGATGACAATCATGCACTTCATCTAGCAAGGAAAGCTGTGAGAAGTTTAAACCTCCAAAAGAAAGTAGAT GTGACTTTAGAACCATCAGAAGAGCCTTTATTTCCTGCTGATGAAATATATGGAATAGTTGGTGACCAGCTAAAAAGAAACTTTGATGTCAAAGAG gtcaTTGCTAGAATTGTAGATGGAAGTAAATTCGATGAATTCAAAGCCTTGTATGGGGATACTTTAATTACAG GCTTTGCAAGAATATTTGGTTATCCAGTAGGAATTATTGGAAACAATGGAGTTCTTTTCTCAGAGTCAgcaaaaaag GGTACACATTTTATCCAGCTGTGTTGCCAGAGAAATATTCCCATTGTGTTTTTGCAGAATATTACAG GTTTCATGGTTGGTAGAGAATATGAAGCTGGAGGGATAGCAAAAGATGGTGCCAAGATGGTAACTGCTGTAGCTTGTGCCAATGTACCTAAAATAACAGTGATTATTGGTGGTTCTTACGGAGCTGGAAACTATGGGATGTGTGGAAGAGCGTATAG TCCAAGATTTCTTTATATGTGGCCAAATGCTCGCATATCGGTGATGGGAGGGGAACAAGCTGCAACTGTTCTAGCTACAATAGCTAAGGACCAAAAAGCAAGGGAGGGAAAACAG